In the genome of Marispirochaeta sp., one region contains:
- a CDS encoding RHS repeat-associated core domain-containing protein — MLGSVIGVTDERGNQREAYSFDVWGNRYDRPQQRHDNHNSAGWNALTATLYGFNGKKFDPKVGLYDYGFRDYKPDINRWTTVDPIRSGKNWYAYVGNDPVNFVDPLGLLPEVPGDGTPEEPLPPSKQGYSQYNPVEAPEPQVPDNPSGYHCDITAWNEALNAGMDPRGQGGEQWNGNTASVDDIYDNYPNNRNAEPPEGTNGYGFYDSTNESVDNPTHMEYYDNTDTDLDTYTRYGTNGIDDATQTTRDNDDHRNDHWTYVPLEPLQ; from the coding sequence ATCCTCGGTTCGGTTATTGGGGTTACCGATGAGCGGGGGAATCAGAGAGAAGCCTACAGCTTCGATGTCTGGGGCAATCGTTATGACCGGCCCCAACAAAGGCATGATAATCACAATAGCGCGGGCTGGAATGCCTTGACTGCAACGCTGTACGGTTTTAACGGGAAGAAGTTTGACCCGAAGGTGGGGCTCTATGATTACGGGTTCAGGGACTACAAGCCGGATATTAACCGCTGGACGACTGTAGATCCGATACGCTCAGGCAAGAACTGGTATGCCTATGTGGGGAATGATCCGGTGAATTTTGTGGATCCGTTGGGGTTGCTGCCGGAGGTCCCGGGGGATGGGACGCCTGAAGAGCCATTGCCACCGTCCAAGCAAGGATATAGTCAATACAATCCAGTAGAAGCGCCGGAGCCACAAGTACCTGACAATCCAAGTGGATATCATTGTGATATAACAGCGTGGAATGAGGCGTTAAATGCCGGGATGGATCCTCGGGGGCAAGGTGGCGAACAATGGAATGGTAATACAGCATCAGTTGACGATATTTATGACAACTATCCAAATAACAGGAATGCTGAACCACCTGAGGGAACAAATGGATATGGCTTTTATGATTCTACAAATGAGAGCGTGGATAATCCAACTCATATGGAGTATTATGATAATACTGATACAGATCTCGATACCTATACTCGCTATGGAACAAACGGTATTGACGATGCCACACAAACAACGAGAGATAATGATGACCATAGGAATGATCATTGGACATACGTTCCATTAGAACCGCTTCAATAG
- a CDS encoding RHS repeat-associated core domain-containing protein, translating into MARRSAFAANERFDNRHPRHTDTDYYLHDILGSVVGVTDERGNQREEYCYDVWGNRYDRPPRNNGNRYNSAGWNAVPATLFGFNGKRFDPKVGLYDYGFRDYKPEVSRWTTVDPIRDGRNWYAYVENDPVNLRDLWGLEVLIEQIIEGIVDIAAGSTIVTGAAVVEYFSGGLASPGVVVAVMGGVSQISYGIAEIATAFYGNEIPSSTDLLLEVASYGFAETGFDPPSVEVKEGN; encoded by the coding sequence ATGGCAAGACGCTCCGCCTTTGCGGCAAACGAGCGATTCGATAATCGCCATCCGCGCCATACCGACACAGACTATTACCTGCATGATATACTGGGATCGGTTGTTGGGGTTACCGACGAGCGGGGGAACCAGCGGGAAGAATACTGCTACGATGTGTGGGGTAACCGGTATGACCGACCGCCTCGGAACAACGGAAATAGATACAATAGCGCAGGCTGGAATGCCGTGCCGGCCACACTCTTCGGTTTTAACGGAAAGCGGTTTGATCCGAAGGTTGGGCTGTATGATTATGGGTTCAGGGACTACAAGCCGGAGGTTTCCCGGTGGACCACGGTTGATCCGATACGAGATGGTAGGAACTGGTATGCTTATGTGGAGAATGATCCGGTGAATTTACGGGATTTATGGGGATTGGAAGTTTTAATTGAGCAAATAATCGAAGGAATAGTTGATATTGCAGCAGGAAGTACAATAGTAACAGGAGCAGCCGTTGTAGAATATTTCTCTGGAGGATTAGCTTCTCCAGGCGTTGTTGTTGCTGTTATGGGAGGTGTAAGCCAAATATCATATGGAATTGCCGAAATTGCTACAGCATTTTATGGAAATGAAATCCCATCATCAACCGACTTGCTCTTAGAAGTTGCATCGTACGGATTTGCGGAGACTGGGTTTGATCCTCCTTCTGTAGAAGTAAAAGAAGGAAATTAG
- a CDS encoding RHS repeat-associated core domain-containing protein: MKKEDDKTTSEEKEGKKIDRKEFLNISLKTITGTSIGVAALFDSKNSLHAGPCYDGDSCLECSCDNYCSGDCSGDCSGDCSGDCSGDCSGDCSGDCDCEGSCDNSCDNDYSQELEEAREALAKARKELEEAQKAYDEAKAAGDEKAMAAAGRDIKNAEEAKQNAKEEKERVESAKEEAEKAAAQNQVATDAGTNGANADQTGDPVRIATGVFHTESEDFTIPYFRSRISIDRQYESDRTYGKSFGVGWNFNYDVRIMLGIEPNAEETAELFTSIATEQRELYNTRVSETDVSIAAMNNAQSKVDTAQAKLAQALNKAQTAKNKAIIAHSASLQNQAQSLINQVNTKTTDMNQLESDVVSLLTGLSTATNDLIEMDQYCDQIEAYAEDANKKRNYAVDAMERNRYVTDGNEPEYFYKTGNGGCTYMDENGVPHYYAFDKTPDYESSVTYADGKINYYPEGAVGIPQLPTDNILKLKPDGSFVLEKKDLSILDFSGNGQLERITDANGNKLTFAYTNHLLIGVKDDFNRTVSIERSGKRISRITYPNGAATQYTYSTGGMLSSVTDTMGHTIRYEYEGTLLSAIVKPDGSSRSYHYESLNGRYVIRKTVDEEGYEEYFSYTPDQGYSEYTNAAGITERHFYNERNLTTRIQYADGSYVSMEYDENNNLIKRTNEAGESYTYTYDERRNRLTSKDPSGYVESRTYTEQDKPQTYTDRLGRTTRFTYDSKGNLVKIRFPDDTVETFEYNSPGLPVKKTDRRNNVFVYSYDSHGYTASEKLPDGGTIAYTNDIIGNRTGRTDQLGYSTLFEYDKDNRLIKTTDADGNAVKREYNNRKDLIAETDRLGRKTAHTYDKRHLLIKTGNAAGEATEYTYRGDGKMIEKNIDGKNRTKYTYDYRGNLSSVTQMETGSVIHYEYDRAGRLTAETDPKGNTTWYQYTQRGELYSVENAENKMRCFSYNANRKLTSETDFRNNTTEYRYDVNDRLTERIDSLYNKDQYSYDEAGNLLHHIDKNDNRTEFTYDSMSRRTSVLDALGNNEQYSYDLRGQLVSKKDGRGKMTLYEYSKLGMLIKQTDANGNSVRLVYDAELNPTKRIDANNNETQYGYDELNRVNLIRDPYLNEEKRRYNHLGLLKERQLATGDTSLYDYDGNGKPVTVTNPLGGSSHYEYDLAGNISKAVDEVGRETDYSCDNLNRLTQVTNPAGDTYSYQYDENGNLRAEIDGEAKAHSYEYDKLNRIIQEIDRLGNTQSYTYDAEGNILSKKDFNGDQSEYFYDKLNRRIETRFANGETKRFAYDPAGNLVSAENGEKALSFAYDPVNRLTEATDGLLNETTRYAYDPAGNRIRAERKKANRITTYTYGKANELLSVTDPDGKTTGYRYDALGRETYRTTPNDVVTETVYDPAGRISAIKSYEKKRGHNTVLSSFAYLCNEAGEQTFRIDEKGEVMSFAYDAAGRIAEVRYPFESGKPETDFEQRLNFGLYPEEKTSTSRGNKRHGAGDEGMSFALPQIDNDHELKERLKERSVPRMGVYKKYRGLSSHEHPRWHVTPVEGATPFATRLNLDPETKNQLQDAYREINPYNRRFNDHQYQWTETFGYDTRNNLSTSANGWGRVDYSYDEAHRITQTGNRNYLHDANGNLIKEYLGEEDGPLSADYTYTPENRISQVETHFEGFLPGHLEADSGVRYTYDALGRRSSRASYLNTSYGFHNKLEWNRESTETYLYEALSFDILAEYRDTEYEVNRRSRHFFPSFSNRFKPIAEYITANGRHLSRTEFAESSWGRLRCKDKDYYLQDVLGSVVGVTDERGNQRQAYSFDVWGNRYDRPRQRHANHNSAGWNAVPATLFGFNGKKFDPKVGLYDYGFRDYKPAINRWTTIDPIRSGKNWYAYVENDPVNWVDPLGLLPEVPGDGTSEEPIVNTIGVGITIGIGPAVSLELGLAWDSIGGVSPYVTIGGGTFVGVSTNRTGSFTQDEGTIETLDDEIQETTTIGIGLAGSYDNNENEWEGISGVGVGGGVIWSQTITIDTIIDFFE; this comes from the coding sequence ATGAAAAAAGAGGATGACAAAACAACTTCTGAAGAAAAAGAAGGAAAAAAGATCGACAGGAAAGAATTCCTGAATATAAGTTTAAAAACGATTACCGGAACGTCCATCGGAGTCGCAGCATTATTCGACAGTAAAAATAGTTTACATGCAGGACCATGTTACGATGGTGATAGTTGTCTTGAATGCAGTTGCGATAATTATTGTTCAGGCGATTGTTCAGGCGATTGTTCAGGCGATTGTTCAGGCGATTGTTCAGGCGATTGTTCAGGCGATTGTTCAGGCGATTGCGATTGCGAAGGAAGCTGCGACAACTCATGCGATAATGATTATTCTCAGGAACTTGAGGAAGCACGAGAGGCATTAGCTAAAGCTAGAAAGGAACTGGAAGAAGCCCAGAAAGCATACGATGAAGCAAAAGCTGCGGGTGATGAAAAGGCTATGGCCGCCGCAGGTCGGGACATAAAAAACGCTGAAGAAGCCAAACAGAATGCAAAAGAGGAAAAAGAAAGAGTAGAAAGTGCGAAGGAAGAAGCAGAGAAAGCGGCCGCGCAAAATCAAGTCGCAACCGATGCGGGAACCAACGGTGCTAACGCGGATCAAACCGGTGACCCCGTTCGGATAGCAACCGGTGTATTCCATACGGAGTCTGAAGATTTCACCATTCCCTATTTTCGTTCAAGAATTTCTATCGACCGTCAGTATGAAAGCGACAGGACCTACGGGAAGTCTTTCGGCGTCGGCTGGAACTTCAATTATGACGTACGGATAATGCTCGGTATCGAGCCGAACGCGGAAGAAACAGCAGAACTTTTTACATCAATCGCGACGGAACAGCGCGAACTATACAATACCCGAGTGAGCGAAACGGATGTATCTATTGCTGCGATGAACAACGCGCAAAGTAAAGTTGATACGGCGCAGGCAAAACTGGCTCAGGCCCTGAATAAAGCGCAAACTGCTAAAAACAAAGCGATCATCGCCCATAGTGCTTCATTACAGAATCAGGCCCAATCACTCATCAATCAGGTGAATACAAAAACTACCGATATGAATCAGTTGGAATCGGATGTTGTATCCCTCCTAACGGGGCTTTCAACAGCGACAAATGATCTCATAGAGATGGACCAGTATTGCGATCAGATTGAAGCTTATGCCGAGGATGCGAACAAAAAGAGAAATTACGCAGTCGATGCGATGGAGCGAAACCGGTACGTAACCGACGGTAACGAGCCTGAGTATTTCTACAAGACAGGCAATGGCGGATGCACGTATATGGACGAAAACGGTGTCCCCCACTACTACGCTTTCGATAAAACGCCGGATTACGAAAGCAGCGTAACCTATGCCGATGGAAAGATTAATTACTACCCTGAAGGCGCCGTCGGTATTCCGCAGCTCCCCACTGACAATATTCTCAAACTGAAGCCGGACGGCAGTTTCGTACTGGAAAAGAAGGATTTGTCGATACTGGATTTTTCCGGAAACGGGCAGCTGGAGAGGATAACCGATGCGAACGGCAACAAGCTGACCTTTGCATATACAAACCACCTGCTAATTGGGGTCAAAGACGATTTTAACCGTACGGTATCGATAGAACGTAGCGGAAAACGAATATCGCGTATAACCTATCCTAACGGCGCAGCCACACAATACACATACAGTACTGGCGGTATGCTGAGTTCCGTTACGGACACAATGGGCCACACTATCAGGTATGAATATGAAGGCACATTGCTATCCGCGATTGTTAAACCGGACGGCAGCAGCCGATCGTATCACTACGAAAGCCTGAACGGTCGATATGTAATTAGGAAAACGGTTGATGAAGAGGGATACGAAGAGTATTTCTCCTATACCCCAGACCAAGGTTATTCAGAATATACGAATGCTGCAGGTATAACCGAGCGCCATTTTTATAATGAACGAAATCTCACCACCCGTATACAGTACGCCGACGGCAGCTATGTTTCCATGGAGTACGATGAGAACAACAACCTGATTAAGCGTACCAACGAAGCCGGGGAAAGCTATACATACACCTATGACGAACGGCGAAACCGCCTTACGTCGAAGGATCCTTCAGGCTATGTGGAATCCCGGACTTACACTGAACAGGACAAACCACAGACCTACACGGACCGGCTCGGCCGTACAACGCGTTTTACCTACGATTCCAAAGGCAACCTTGTTAAAATCCGCTTCCCGGACGATACTGTTGAAACATTCGAGTATAATTCCCCAGGACTTCCGGTTAAAAAGACAGATCGGCGGAACAATGTATTCGTCTATTCATACGATTCGCACGGATATACTGCTTCTGAAAAACTCCCCGACGGCGGAACAATCGCCTATACCAACGATATTATCGGTAACAGGACGGGCCGGACCGATCAGCTTGGGTATTCAACCTTGTTTGAATACGATAAGGACAACAGACTAATAAAAACGACCGATGCGGACGGCAATGCCGTAAAGAGAGAATATAACAATCGCAAGGACCTTATAGCCGAAACTGACCGGCTCGGCAGAAAGACGGCCCATACCTATGATAAACGTCACCTGCTTATCAAAACCGGTAACGCCGCCGGCGAAGCGACGGAGTACACCTACCGCGGCGACGGTAAAATGATCGAAAAGAACATCGATGGAAAGAACCGTACGAAATACACCTACGATTACCGGGGGAATCTCTCCTCCGTAACGCAGATGGAAACCGGCAGTGTGATACACTACGAATACGACCGGGCTGGCCGTCTTACCGCCGAAACCGACCCGAAGGGCAATACTACCTGGTATCAGTATACTCAAAGAGGTGAACTGTATTCGGTGGAGAACGCAGAGAACAAGATGCGCTGCTTCTCGTATAACGCGAACAGGAAGCTGACAAGCGAAACGGACTTCAGGAATAATACCACCGAATACCGCTATGATGTAAACGACAGGCTGACCGAACGAATCGATTCACTCTACAACAAGGATCAATACAGCTATGACGAGGCAGGCAACCTTCTGCATCATATAGATAAAAACGACAATAGAACCGAATTTACCTACGATTCCATGTCCCGCAGAACCTCCGTACTCGATGCTCTCGGCAATAACGAACAGTACAGTTACGACTTGCGGGGACAGCTGGTAAGTAAAAAAGATGGACGGGGTAAAATGACGCTGTACGAATACAGCAAACTCGGTATGCTTATTAAACAGACCGATGCAAACGGCAACAGCGTACGGTTGGTTTACGATGCGGAATTGAATCCGACGAAACGGATCGATGCGAACAACAACGAAACGCAGTACGGCTACGACGAGCTGAACCGGGTGAACCTGATACGCGATCCGTACCTGAACGAAGAAAAGCGCAGGTACAACCACCTGGGCCTGCTCAAGGAACGGCAGCTTGCCACCGGGGATACCTCCCTGTACGACTACGACGGCAACGGCAAACCGGTAACAGTAACAAATCCTTTGGGCGGCAGCAGTCACTACGAATACGATCTTGCCGGAAACATTAGCAAAGCAGTCGACGAGGTCGGACGCGAAACAGACTATTCCTGCGATAATCTGAACAGGCTGACGCAGGTCACCAATCCTGCAGGCGATACGTATTCCTATCAGTACGACGAGAACGGCAACCTGAGGGCGGAAATCGACGGCGAAGCGAAAGCCCACAGCTATGAATACGACAAACTGAACCGCATTATACAGGAGATAGACCGGCTCGGAAACACACAGAGTTACACCTACGACGCGGAAGGGAACATCCTGAGCAAGAAAGATTTTAACGGCGATCAGTCAGAATATTTCTATGACAAACTGAACCGGAGAATCGAAACCCGTTTTGCAAACGGAGAGACCAAACGTTTTGCATACGACCCGGCAGGGAACCTTGTAAGCGCGGAAAACGGGGAAAAAGCCTTGAGCTTCGCCTATGACCCGGTAAATCGTCTAACAGAAGCAACCGACGGCCTGCTGAACGAAACAACCCGCTACGCCTACGACCCGGCCGGGAACCGCATCCGCGCCGAACGGAAAAAGGCCAATCGCATAACAACCTATACCTACGGAAAAGCGAACGAGCTGCTCTCGGTTACCGACCCTGACGGCAAAACCACCGGCTACCGCTACGACGCCCTTGGACGAGAAACGTATAGAACGACCCCGAACGACGTGGTAACAGAAACAGTCTACGACCCTGCAGGAAGGATAAGCGCTATAAAGTCCTACGAAAAGAAGCGGGGACACAACACGGTCCTCTCCTCCTTTGCTTACCTCTGCAACGAAGCGGGAGAGCAGACATTCCGGATAGACGAAAAGGGCGAGGTCATGAGCTTTGCCTACGATGCAGCGGGACGCATAGCCGAAGTTCGCTACCCCTTTGAAAGCGGGAAGCCCGAGACCGACTTTGAACAGCGGCTGAACTTCGGCCTCTATCCTGAGGAGAAAACGAGTACGTCCAGAGGAAACAAGCGGCATGGGGCTGGCGACGAAGGAATGAGCTTTGCGCTGCCGCAGATAGACAATGACCACGAGCTTAAAGAACGGCTTAAGGAACGTTCCGTCCCCAGGATGGGGGTCTACAAAAAGTACCGGGGATTATCGTCGCATGAACATCCCCGCTGGCATGTAACTCCGGTTGAGGGAGCGACGCCCTTCGCGACCAGACTGAACCTTGATCCTGAAACAAAGAACCAACTCCAGGACGCCTATCGGGAGATCAACCCTTACAACCGCCGTTTCAACGACCATCAGTATCAATGGACCGAGACTTTCGGCTACGATACAAGAAACAATCTTTCTACAAGCGCCAACGGCTGGGGGAGGGTGGACTACAGCTACGATGAAGCCCACCGGATAACGCAGACAGGAAACAGAAACTACCTGCACGACGCCAACGGCAACCTGATAAAAGAGTACCTTGGCGAAGAAGACGGTCCCCTAAGCGCTGACTATACTTATACGCCGGAAAACAGAATAAGTCAGGTGGAAACACACTTCGAAGGCTTCCTGCCCGGACACCTGGAAGCCGACAGCGGAGTGCGCTACACCTACGACGCCCTGGGACGGCGAAGCTCCCGGGCATCCTACCTGAACACGAGCTATGGGTTCCATAACAAACTGGAATGGAACAGGGAGAGTACGGAGACCTACCTCTACGAAGCCCTGAGTTTTGACATTCTGGCGGAATACCGGGATACTGAGTATGAAGTGAACCGACGAAGCAGACACTTCTTCCCATCCTTTTCGAACAGATTCAAGCCCATAGCGGAGTACATCACCGCCAACGGACGGCACCTGTCGAGAACGGAGTTTGCCGAAAGCAGCTGGGGACGCCTTCGCTGCAAAGACAAGGACTACTATCTGCAGGATGTACTCGGTTCGGTTGTCGGCGTGACAGACGAGCGGGGGAACCAGCGGCAAGCCTACAGCTTTGATGTCTGGGGTAATCGCTATGACCGGCCACGACAAAGGCATGCTAATCACAATAGCGCAGGCTGGAATGCCGTGCCGGCCACGTTATTCGGTTTTAACGGGAAGAAGTTTGATCCGAAGGTTGGGCTGTATGATTATGGTTTCAGGGATTATAAGCCTGCCATTAACAGGTGGACCACCATAGACCCAATACGCTCGGGGAAGAACTGGTATGCTTATGTGGAGAATGATCCGGTGAACTGGGTTGATCCGTTGGGGTTGCTGCCGGAGGTTCCGGGAGATGGGACGTCTGAAGAGCCAATAGTAAACACAATCGGAGTTGGTATAACAATAGGAATAGGTCCAGCTGTTAGCTTGGAACTTGGTTTAGCATGGGATTCAATAGGAGGGGTCTCTCCATACGTAACTATTGGAGGAGGAACTTTTGTGGGGGTATCGACAAACCGCACAGGTTCTTTTACTCAAGACGAAGGCACTATAGAAACATTAGATGATGAAATACAAGAAACGACTACAATTGGTATAGGTTTAGCTGGTTCATATGATAACAATGAGAATGAATGGGAAGGAATTAGTGGTGTTGGAGTCGGTGGAGGAGTTATTTGGTCGCAAACCATTACTATTGATACAATAATTGACTTCTTTGAATAA
- a CDS encoding SPASM domain-containing protein, with protein MLKEFIPYAFEFFDGNISFHLITNGTRLLSIKELISEYAAYNKFSVQLSIDAGPKCKTNRCPDSKREWYEASIKKSVDFLIGANIRFSIRGTLCSEMAGDLYSNYNYFVEIYEDSESMQPNVMFSPELYKSNWRERDLIILEENIDNIVRDVAAANTENGEDISESFVRKALQNLKRKKTNEPPAGHNLCGFSRELYAIAPNGDAYACHRVYNNDDLWFGNMLTGDIDFAKLNAIASVFNNREFVQPNSKIGIANCTECAIRWSCGSVCPANNTRRYAENGSIECDYVMYRMRLAYARSVERHFSTVIREDNKTPSMST; from the coding sequence TTGCTGAAAGAATTCATTCCGTATGCCTTTGAGTTTTTCGATGGTAACATATCTTTTCATTTAATTACAAACGGAACCAGATTATTGTCAATTAAGGAATTGATATCCGAGTATGCTGCGTATAATAAATTTTCCGTACAGTTGTCGATTGATGCTGGTCCCAAATGCAAAACAAACAGATGTCCTGATTCGAAGCGTGAATGGTATGAGGCGAGTATAAAGAAGTCCGTTGATTTTCTGATTGGCGCTAATATTCGTTTCAGTATACGAGGGACATTGTGTTCGGAGATGGCCGGGGATTTATATAGTAATTACAACTACTTTGTAGAGATTTACGAAGATAGTGAATCCATGCAACCAAACGTTATGTTTTCCCCGGAGCTTTATAAATCGAACTGGCGTGAAAGGGATTTAATAATCTTAGAAGAGAATATCGATAATATTGTACGTGATGTGGCAGCTGCCAATACAGAAAACGGAGAAGACATTTCCGAATCTTTTGTCAGGAAAGCGCTGCAGAACCTTAAAAGGAAGAAAACAAATGAACCGCCTGCAGGACACAATTTATGTGGTTTTTCAAGAGAACTCTATGCGATAGCGCCGAACGGCGATGCATACGCCTGTCATCGTGTTTATAACAATGATGATTTGTGGTTCGGAAATATGCTTACTGGTGACATCGATTTTGCAAAGCTGAATGCGATAGCTTCGGTCTTCAATAACCGAGAGTTTGTTCAGCCGAATAGCAAAATCGGAATCGCCAATTGTACCGAATGCGCTATCCGATGGAGCTGCGGTTCGGTCTGTCCGGCTAACAACACTCGTCGGTATGCCGAGAACGGCAGTATCGAATGCGATTATGTAATGTATAGAATGCGGCTCGCGTATGCCCGAAGCGTCGAACGGCATTTTAGTACTGTTATCAGAGAAGATAATAAAACACCATCGATGAGCACGTGA
- the tatC gene encoding twin-arginine translocase subunit TatC, translated as MSRYYSSVRPVRKVMPFWDHVYELRNRIVLVIICSALFSVVSYVFYPEAVILVQSTLGEDLYVTSITEGFLTRLKVSLLFGIYCSIPLLGVHISLFAAPALSGSERFYLIAVIVSSFILMSAGLLFALKAVLPITLRFLRSEVFYPGDVSRLLSYTLYLQFFLQFIIGFGLFFQFPIVVILLLKFKIIDTSFLLRNFKYFIGIIFLVSAAVTPPDMISQVLLALPMTILYGVCIVLGKVFRMDD; from the coding sequence ATGTCCCGGTATTATTCTTCGGTGCGTCCTGTTCGCAAGGTTATGCCTTTTTGGGACCATGTTTATGAACTGCGTAACCGGATTGTTCTGGTTATTATCTGCTCAGCTCTTTTCTCGGTTGTAAGTTACGTTTTCTACCCTGAAGCGGTTATTCTGGTTCAGTCGACCTTGGGGGAAGACTTATACGTTACATCTATCACGGAAGGATTCCTGACCAGGCTTAAAGTAAGTCTGCTTTTTGGAATATATTGTTCCATTCCTCTTCTTGGTGTTCATATCTCGCTGTTTGCAGCTCCTGCTCTTTCCGGATCCGAACGCTTTTATCTTATTGCCGTGATAGTCTCGTCTTTTATTCTGATGTCTGCAGGACTCCTCTTTGCTCTTAAGGCAGTTCTGCCGATAACCCTTAGATTTTTACGTTCAGAGGTATTTTACCCCGGCGATGTCAGCAGACTGCTTTCTTATACGCTTTATCTGCAGTTCTTTTTACAGTTTATAATAGGTTTCGGTCTGTTCTTTCAGTTCCCCATTGTCGTAATACTGCTTCTTAAATTTAAAATTATTGATACTTCTTTTCTGCTCAGGAATTTTAAATACTTCATCGGCATAATCTTTCTGGTATCCGCGGCAGTAACACCGCCGGATATGATATCGCAGGTTTTACTGGCCTTGCCAATGACAATTTTGTACGGGGTGTGCATTGTGCTTGGAAAAGTCTTTCGAATGGATGATTAG
- a CDS encoding twin-arginine translocase TatA/TatE family subunit, with protein sequence MIGAGEAVILGGVFILIFGASQIPKVARSVGEGITELKKSIREAKDIDLDDPSLGDKTKNN encoded by the coding sequence ATGATCGGAGCCGGTGAAGCCGTCATTCTTGGCGGGGTGTTTATTCTTATCTTTGGGGCCTCCCAAATCCCGAAAGTCGCGCGTTCCGTCGGAGAAGGCATTACAGAGTTAAAGAAATCTATCCGGGAAGCGAAGGATATCGATCTTGATGATCCTTCCCTGGGCGATAAGACGAAGAATAATTAA